The following coding sequences lie in one Saccopteryx bilineata isolate mSacBil1 chromosome X, mSacBil1_pri_phased_curated, whole genome shotgun sequence genomic window:
- the CXCR3 gene encoding C-X-C chemokine receptor type 3: MLSETNERLEFLSSYLETFNSTFDYGGENESDSCCDSPPCPQDFSLNFDRAFLPALYILLFVLGLLGNGAVAAVLLSQRAALGSTDTFLLHLAMADALLVLTLPLWAVDAAMQWVFGSGLCKVAGALFNINFYAGALLLACISFDRYLSIVHATQLYRRGPPTRVALTCVVVWGFCLLLALPDFIFLTAHQDARLNATTHCQYNFPQVGRTALHLLQLVAGFVLPLTVMAYCYARILAVLLVSRGKRRLRAMRLVVVVVVAFALCWTPYHLVVLVDTLMNMGALARNCSRENHVDVAKSVTSGLGYMHCCLNPLLYAFVGVKFRERMWMLLLRLGCPGQSGHQRQPPSSRRDSSWSETTEASYSGL; this comes from the exons ATGCTCTCTGAG aCGAATGAGCGCCTAGAGTTTCTAAGCTCTTATCTAGAAACCTTTAACTCTACCTTTGACTATGGAGGAGAAAACGAGAGTGACTCTTGCTGCGACTCCCCACCCTGCCCACAAGACTTCAGCCTGAACTTTGACCGGGCCTTCCTGCCAGCCCTCTACATCCTCCTCTTCGTGCTGGGGCTGCTGGGCAATGGCGCTGTGGCAGCCGTGCTGCTGAGCCAGAGAGCGGCCCTGGGCAGCACGGACACCTTCCTGCTCCACCTGGCCATGGCGGATGCGCTGCTGGTGCTAACCCTCCCCCTCTGGGCAGTGGACGCCGCAATGCAGTGGGTCTTCGGCTCTGGGCTCTGCAAAGTAGCAGGTGCCCTGTTCAACATCAACTTCTATGCAGGGGCCCTCCTGCTGGCCTGCATCAGCTTTGACCGCTACCTGAGCATAGTGCATGCCACCCAGCTCTACCGCCGGGGGCCCCCGACCCGTGTGGCCCTCACTTGTGTAGTTGTCTGGGGGTTCTGTCTACTCTTGGCCCTCCCTGACTTCATCTTCCTGACGGCCCATCAGGACGCACGCCTCAATGCCACCACCCACTGCCAGTACAACTTCCCGCAGGTGGGCCGCACAGCTCTGCACCTCCTGCAACTGGTGGCTGGTTTCGTGCTGCCCCTGACAGTCATGGCCTACTGCTATGCCCGCATCCTGGCGGTGCTGCTCGTCTCCAGGGGCAAGCGGCGGCTGCGAGCCATgcggctggtggtggtggtggtggtggccttCGCCCTCTGCTGGACCCCCTACCACCTGGTGGTGCTGGTGGACACCCTCATGAACATGGGGGCTCTGGCCCGCAACTGTAGCCGAGAAAACCACGTGGATGTAGCCAAGTCTGTCACCTCGGGCCTGGGCTACATGCACTGCTGCCTCAACCCGCTGCTCTATGCCTTCGTGGGTGTCAAGTTCCGAGAGCGGATGTGGATGCTACTTCTGCGcctgggctgccctggccagagtGGGCACCAGCGGCAGCCACCATCTTCCCGCCGGGATTCGTCCTGGTCTGAGACCACAGAGGCCTCCTACTCAGGCTTGTAA